A DNA window from Porites lutea chromosome 6, jaPorLute2.1, whole genome shotgun sequence contains the following coding sequences:
- the LOC140940025 gene encoding uncharacterized protein isoform X2, with translation MFVPIFCCLLFDTIWCYVEVTESPVWPSGSYALPMTDTGCPEDKKFSWYTGLRIEELESNQNGNKHSARIHSMSKIETPYIKRYFCVKNDTETDESRPKWPDGTYCIYKKGYFCPQGFHEGYVFWDDNNGINGTNNNSRTGELPEGVYNQDTLIYFCCKKTGSAMKRISLPVNTPFYLLAFEAAICQEVEGAVYSLEYIVFDTEDTNNQDARFYPYPYAAHRRDPTIYYCYYRECKLHLGQSRGTFASPYFPDNYHDYQDCQWNITVPKGCVIRLKFDVFELESTPFSCGGGQCSCDYVEVKEESTLGDLTVLGRYCMMATPPNIIESSTNRLIVTFHSDHAISAKGFNASYTTIASITDRNTRMSRTTSSSAVMNMRSSSRSWANGVFTTGTEEAPTGYKTTGRARNNVTIATEGLLTRGSFNQKERTITYRLNMSSITPNDPSQLSQDNTLVTLNVQSSHERKRLTPTNPAHTERKSGEMTHRYVGQSSELSKPPRNSMGLPLKYFLVIIISLVLLVLGLACLVFKLCKRRNISCMKCLDQSSPFNWVTYSSERNTTGSSVPRSPISIYGESEMEEFFPLGNKLIDNPLYHKSVKNDCNKLDNSKMEDSASPLCERSELLIDHGQLTTNNPLYESYVDGTNAKEARTENPLYA, from the exons AAAGTCCCGTATGGCCCTCGGGCTCATACGCCCTTCCAATGACGGATACGGGATGTCCCGAAGATAAAAAGTTTTCCTGGTATACGGGACTTCGAATTGAGGAACTAGAAAGCAATCAGAACGGAAACAAGCATTCAGCGAGAATCCACTCGATGTCAAAGATAGAAACACCTTATATAAAACGTTATTTCTGTGTTAAAAACGATACTGAGACAGATGAAAGCCGGCCCAAGTGGCCTGATGGGACATACTGTATCTATAAAAAGGGATATTTTTGTCCACAAGGATTTCACGAAGGATATGTCTTCTGGGATGACAACAACGGCATAAACGGGACTAATAACAATTCCAGGACAGGGGAACTTCCTGAGGGAGTCTACAATCAAGATACCTTGATTTATTTCTGCTGTAAGAAAACTGGTTCTGCCATGAAGAGAATATCGCTTCCAGTCAATACCCCATTTTATTTACTGGCATTTGAGGCGGCCATCTGTCAAGAGGTCGAGGGTGCTGTTTATTCACTGGAGTATATTGTTTTTGATACTGAAGATACTAATAACCAAGATGCTCGGTTTTATCCTTATCCTTATGCAGCTCATAGAAGAGATCCCACAATTTACTACTGCTACTATAGAG AATGTAAATTGCATTTGGGTCAGTCAAGGGGAACATTTGCCTCGCCATATTTCCCCGACAACTATCACGACTATCAAGACTGTCAATGGAACATTACAGTACCCAAAGGTTGTGTGATAAGGTTAAAATTCGACGTTTTCGAGCTGGAGTCCACCCCATTCTCTTGCGGAGGTGGTCAGTGCAGTTGTGACTACGTGGAAGTCAAAGAAGAGTCCACCCTTGGTGACTTGACTGTTCTTGGTAGATACTGCATGATGGCCACACCACCCAATATTATAGAGTCATCCACAAACAGGCTGATCGTGACGTTTCACTCAGATCATGCAATATCAGCGAAAGGATTCAATGCATCGTATACGACAATAGCATCGATCACAG ATAGAAATACAAGGATGTCCAGGACAACTTCTTCATCAGCTGTAATGAACATGCGTAGCTCAAGCAGAAGTTGGGCGAACGGAGTCTTTACAACAGGAACGGAAGAAGCACCAACCGGATACAAAACAACGGGTAGAGCGCGAAACAACGTTACTATAGCAACAGAAGGTCTGCTAACCCGTGGATCTTTTAACCAAAAAGAGAGGACAATAACGTACAGATTAAATATGAGCAGTATTACACCTAATGATCCATCCCAACTATCACAAGATAATACACTTGTAACTTTAAACGTCCAATCCTCTCATGAAAGGAAAAGACTTACACCCACTAATCCAGCCCACACAGAAAGGAAGTCAGGGGAAATGACTCACCGTTATGTAGGACAGTCGTCCGAGTTGTCGAAACCACCTCGAAACAGCATGGGCCTGCCGTTAAAGTACTTCCTCGTCATTATCATTTCATTGGTTTTGTTAGTTCTTGGACTAGCGTGTTTGGTCTTCAAGCTTTGTAAAAGACG GAATATTTCCTGTATGAAGTGTCTTGATCAAAGTAGCCCTTTTAACTGGGTGACCTACAGTAGTGAGAGAAATACCACAGGTTCCTCTGTTCCTAGATCTCCGATCAGCATTTATGGAGAAAG TGAAATGGAAGAATTTTTCCCGCTGGGAAACAAGTTAATCGACAATCCCCTATACCATAAGAG TGTGAAGAACGACTGTAACAAGCTGGACAATAGCAAAATGGAAGATAGTGCCAGCCCTCTTTGTGAAAGGAG tgAACTGCTGATAGATCATGGTCAGTTGACAACTAACAACCCTTTATATGAGAG ttACGTCGATGGTACGAACGCCAAAGAGGCAAGAACAGAAAATCCTCTTTATGCGTAG
- the LOC140940025 gene encoding uncharacterized protein isoform X6, translating to MFVPIFCCLLFDTIWCYVEVTESPVWPSGSYALPMTDTGCPEDKKFSWYTGLRIEELESNQNGNKHSARIHSMSKIETPYIKRYFCVKNDTETDESRPKWPDGTYCIYKKGYFCPQGFHEGYVFWDDNNGINGTNNNSRTGELPEGVYNQDTLIYFCCKKTGSAMKRISLPVNTPFYLLAFEAAICQEVEGAVYSLEYIVFDTEDTNNQDARFYPYPYAAHRRDPTIYYCYYRECKLHLGQSRGTFASPYFPDNYHDYQDCQWNITVPKGCVIRLKFDVFELESTPFSCGGGQCSCDYVEVKEESTLGDLTVLGRYCMMATPPNIIESSTNRLIVTFHSDHAISAKGFNASYTTIASITDRNTRMSRTTSSSAVMNMRSSSRSWANGVFTTGTEEAPTGYKTTGRARNNVTIATEGLLTRGSFNQKERTITYRLNMSSITPNDPSQLSQDNTLVTLNVQSSHERKRLTPTNPAHTERKSGEMTHRYVGQSSELSKPPRNSMGLPLKYFLVIIISLVLLVLGLACLVFKLCKRREMEEFFPLGNKLIDNPLYHKSELLIDHGQLTTNNPLYESYVDGTNAKEARTENPLYA from the exons AAAGTCCCGTATGGCCCTCGGGCTCATACGCCCTTCCAATGACGGATACGGGATGTCCCGAAGATAAAAAGTTTTCCTGGTATACGGGACTTCGAATTGAGGAACTAGAAAGCAATCAGAACGGAAACAAGCATTCAGCGAGAATCCACTCGATGTCAAAGATAGAAACACCTTATATAAAACGTTATTTCTGTGTTAAAAACGATACTGAGACAGATGAAAGCCGGCCCAAGTGGCCTGATGGGACATACTGTATCTATAAAAAGGGATATTTTTGTCCACAAGGATTTCACGAAGGATATGTCTTCTGGGATGACAACAACGGCATAAACGGGACTAATAACAATTCCAGGACAGGGGAACTTCCTGAGGGAGTCTACAATCAAGATACCTTGATTTATTTCTGCTGTAAGAAAACTGGTTCTGCCATGAAGAGAATATCGCTTCCAGTCAATACCCCATTTTATTTACTGGCATTTGAGGCGGCCATCTGTCAAGAGGTCGAGGGTGCTGTTTATTCACTGGAGTATATTGTTTTTGATACTGAAGATACTAATAACCAAGATGCTCGGTTTTATCCTTATCCTTATGCAGCTCATAGAAGAGATCCCACAATTTACTACTGCTACTATAGAG AATGTAAATTGCATTTGGGTCAGTCAAGGGGAACATTTGCCTCGCCATATTTCCCCGACAACTATCACGACTATCAAGACTGTCAATGGAACATTACAGTACCCAAAGGTTGTGTGATAAGGTTAAAATTCGACGTTTTCGAGCTGGAGTCCACCCCATTCTCTTGCGGAGGTGGTCAGTGCAGTTGTGACTACGTGGAAGTCAAAGAAGAGTCCACCCTTGGTGACTTGACTGTTCTTGGTAGATACTGCATGATGGCCACACCACCCAATATTATAGAGTCATCCACAAACAGGCTGATCGTGACGTTTCACTCAGATCATGCAATATCAGCGAAAGGATTCAATGCATCGTATACGACAATAGCATCGATCACAG ATAGAAATACAAGGATGTCCAGGACAACTTCTTCATCAGCTGTAATGAACATGCGTAGCTCAAGCAGAAGTTGGGCGAACGGAGTCTTTACAACAGGAACGGAAGAAGCACCAACCGGATACAAAACAACGGGTAGAGCGCGAAACAACGTTACTATAGCAACAGAAGGTCTGCTAACCCGTGGATCTTTTAACCAAAAAGAGAGGACAATAACGTACAGATTAAATATGAGCAGTATTACACCTAATGATCCATCCCAACTATCACAAGATAATACACTTGTAACTTTAAACGTCCAATCCTCTCATGAAAGGAAAAGACTTACACCCACTAATCCAGCCCACACAGAAAGGAAGTCAGGGGAAATGACTCACCGTTATGTAGGACAGTCGTCCGAGTTGTCGAAACCACCTCGAAACAGCATGGGCCTGCCGTTAAAGTACTTCCTCGTCATTATCATTTCATTGGTTTTGTTAGTTCTTGGACTAGCGTGTTTGGTCTTCAAGCTTTGTAAAAGACG TGAAATGGAAGAATTTTTCCCGCTGGGAAACAAGTTAATCGACAATCCCCTATACCATAAGAG tgAACTGCTGATAGATCATGGTCAGTTGACAACTAACAACCCTTTATATGAGAG ttACGTCGATGGTACGAACGCCAAAGAGGCAAGAACAGAAAATCCTCTTTATGCGTAG
- the LOC140940025 gene encoding uncharacterized protein isoform X4: MFVPIFCCLLFDTIWCYVEVTESPVWPSGSYALPMTDTGCPEDKKFSWYTGLRIEELESNQNGNKHSARIHSMSKIETPYIKRYFCVKNDTETDESRPKWPDGTYCIYKKGYFCPQGFHEGYVFWDDNNGINGTNNNSRTGELPEGVYNQDTLIYFCCKKTGSAMKRISLPVNTPFYLLAFEAAICQEVEGAVYSLEYIVFDTEDTNNQDARFYPYPYAAHRRDPTIYYCYYRECKLHLGQSRGTFASPYFPDNYHDYQDCQWNITVPKGCVIRLKFDVFELESTPFSCGGGQCSCDYVEVKEESTLGDLTVLGRYCMMATPPNIIESSTNRLIVTFHSDHAISAKGFNASYTTIASITDRNTRMSRTTSSSAVMNMRSSSRSWANGVFTTGTEEAPTGYKTTGRARNNVTIATEGLLTRGSFNQKERTITYRLNMSSITPNDPSQLSQDNTLVTLNVQSSHERKRLTPTNPAHTERKSGEMTHRYVGQSSELSKPPRNSMGLPLKYFLVIIISLVLLVLGLACLVFKLCKRREMEEFFPLGNKLIDNPLYHKRSVKNDCNKLDNSKMEDSASPLCERSELLIDHGQLTTNNPLYESYVDGTNAKEARTENPLYA, from the exons AAAGTCCCGTATGGCCCTCGGGCTCATACGCCCTTCCAATGACGGATACGGGATGTCCCGAAGATAAAAAGTTTTCCTGGTATACGGGACTTCGAATTGAGGAACTAGAAAGCAATCAGAACGGAAACAAGCATTCAGCGAGAATCCACTCGATGTCAAAGATAGAAACACCTTATATAAAACGTTATTTCTGTGTTAAAAACGATACTGAGACAGATGAAAGCCGGCCCAAGTGGCCTGATGGGACATACTGTATCTATAAAAAGGGATATTTTTGTCCACAAGGATTTCACGAAGGATATGTCTTCTGGGATGACAACAACGGCATAAACGGGACTAATAACAATTCCAGGACAGGGGAACTTCCTGAGGGAGTCTACAATCAAGATACCTTGATTTATTTCTGCTGTAAGAAAACTGGTTCTGCCATGAAGAGAATATCGCTTCCAGTCAATACCCCATTTTATTTACTGGCATTTGAGGCGGCCATCTGTCAAGAGGTCGAGGGTGCTGTTTATTCACTGGAGTATATTGTTTTTGATACTGAAGATACTAATAACCAAGATGCTCGGTTTTATCCTTATCCTTATGCAGCTCATAGAAGAGATCCCACAATTTACTACTGCTACTATAGAG AATGTAAATTGCATTTGGGTCAGTCAAGGGGAACATTTGCCTCGCCATATTTCCCCGACAACTATCACGACTATCAAGACTGTCAATGGAACATTACAGTACCCAAAGGTTGTGTGATAAGGTTAAAATTCGACGTTTTCGAGCTGGAGTCCACCCCATTCTCTTGCGGAGGTGGTCAGTGCAGTTGTGACTACGTGGAAGTCAAAGAAGAGTCCACCCTTGGTGACTTGACTGTTCTTGGTAGATACTGCATGATGGCCACACCACCCAATATTATAGAGTCATCCACAAACAGGCTGATCGTGACGTTTCACTCAGATCATGCAATATCAGCGAAAGGATTCAATGCATCGTATACGACAATAGCATCGATCACAG ATAGAAATACAAGGATGTCCAGGACAACTTCTTCATCAGCTGTAATGAACATGCGTAGCTCAAGCAGAAGTTGGGCGAACGGAGTCTTTACAACAGGAACGGAAGAAGCACCAACCGGATACAAAACAACGGGTAGAGCGCGAAACAACGTTACTATAGCAACAGAAGGTCTGCTAACCCGTGGATCTTTTAACCAAAAAGAGAGGACAATAACGTACAGATTAAATATGAGCAGTATTACACCTAATGATCCATCCCAACTATCACAAGATAATACACTTGTAACTTTAAACGTCCAATCCTCTCATGAAAGGAAAAGACTTACACCCACTAATCCAGCCCACACAGAAAGGAAGTCAGGGGAAATGACTCACCGTTATGTAGGACAGTCGTCCGAGTTGTCGAAACCACCTCGAAACAGCATGGGCCTGCCGTTAAAGTACTTCCTCGTCATTATCATTTCATTGGTTTTGTTAGTTCTTGGACTAGCGTGTTTGGTCTTCAAGCTTTGTAAAAGACG TGAAATGGAAGAATTTTTCCCGCTGGGAAACAAGTTAATCGACAATCCCCTATACCATAAGAG AAGTGTGAAGAACGACTGTAACAAGCTGGACAATAGCAAAATGGAAGATAGTGCCAGCCCTCTTTGTGAAAGGAG tgAACTGCTGATAGATCATGGTCAGTTGACAACTAACAACCCTTTATATGAGAG ttACGTCGATGGTACGAACGCCAAAGAGGCAAGAACAGAAAATCCTCTTTATGCGTAG
- the LOC140940025 gene encoding uncharacterized protein isoform X5, protein MFVPIFCCLLFDTIWCYVEVTESPVWPSGSYALPMTDTGCPEDKKFSWYTGLRIEELESNQNGNKHSARIHSMSKIETPYIKRYFCVKNDTETDESRPKWPDGTYCIYKKGYFCPQGFHEGYVFWDDNNGINGTNNNSRTGELPEGVYNQDTLIYFCCKKTGSAMKRISLPVNTPFYLLAFEAAICQEVEGAVYSLEYIVFDTEDTNNQDARFYPYPYAAHRRDPTIYYCYYRECKLHLGQSRGTFASPYFPDNYHDYQDCQWNITVPKGCVIRLKFDVFELESTPFSCGGGQCSCDYVEVKEESTLGDLTVLGRYCMMATPPNIIESSTNRLIVTFHSDHAISAKGFNASYTTIASITDRNTRMSRTTSSSAVMNMRSSSRSWANGVFTTGTEEAPTGYKTTGRARNNVTIATEGLLTRGSFNQKERTITYRLNMSSITPNDPSQLSQDNTLVTLNVQSSHERKRLTPTNPAHTERKSGEMTHRYVGQSSELSKPPRNSMGLPLKYFLVIIISLVLLVLGLACLVFKLCKRREMEEFFPLGNKLIDNPLYHKSVKNDCNKLDNSKMEDSASPLCERSELLIDHGQLTTNNPLYESYVDGTNAKEARTENPLYA, encoded by the exons AAAGTCCCGTATGGCCCTCGGGCTCATACGCCCTTCCAATGACGGATACGGGATGTCCCGAAGATAAAAAGTTTTCCTGGTATACGGGACTTCGAATTGAGGAACTAGAAAGCAATCAGAACGGAAACAAGCATTCAGCGAGAATCCACTCGATGTCAAAGATAGAAACACCTTATATAAAACGTTATTTCTGTGTTAAAAACGATACTGAGACAGATGAAAGCCGGCCCAAGTGGCCTGATGGGACATACTGTATCTATAAAAAGGGATATTTTTGTCCACAAGGATTTCACGAAGGATATGTCTTCTGGGATGACAACAACGGCATAAACGGGACTAATAACAATTCCAGGACAGGGGAACTTCCTGAGGGAGTCTACAATCAAGATACCTTGATTTATTTCTGCTGTAAGAAAACTGGTTCTGCCATGAAGAGAATATCGCTTCCAGTCAATACCCCATTTTATTTACTGGCATTTGAGGCGGCCATCTGTCAAGAGGTCGAGGGTGCTGTTTATTCACTGGAGTATATTGTTTTTGATACTGAAGATACTAATAACCAAGATGCTCGGTTTTATCCTTATCCTTATGCAGCTCATAGAAGAGATCCCACAATTTACTACTGCTACTATAGAG AATGTAAATTGCATTTGGGTCAGTCAAGGGGAACATTTGCCTCGCCATATTTCCCCGACAACTATCACGACTATCAAGACTGTCAATGGAACATTACAGTACCCAAAGGTTGTGTGATAAGGTTAAAATTCGACGTTTTCGAGCTGGAGTCCACCCCATTCTCTTGCGGAGGTGGTCAGTGCAGTTGTGACTACGTGGAAGTCAAAGAAGAGTCCACCCTTGGTGACTTGACTGTTCTTGGTAGATACTGCATGATGGCCACACCACCCAATATTATAGAGTCATCCACAAACAGGCTGATCGTGACGTTTCACTCAGATCATGCAATATCAGCGAAAGGATTCAATGCATCGTATACGACAATAGCATCGATCACAG ATAGAAATACAAGGATGTCCAGGACAACTTCTTCATCAGCTGTAATGAACATGCGTAGCTCAAGCAGAAGTTGGGCGAACGGAGTCTTTACAACAGGAACGGAAGAAGCACCAACCGGATACAAAACAACGGGTAGAGCGCGAAACAACGTTACTATAGCAACAGAAGGTCTGCTAACCCGTGGATCTTTTAACCAAAAAGAGAGGACAATAACGTACAGATTAAATATGAGCAGTATTACACCTAATGATCCATCCCAACTATCACAAGATAATACACTTGTAACTTTAAACGTCCAATCCTCTCATGAAAGGAAAAGACTTACACCCACTAATCCAGCCCACACAGAAAGGAAGTCAGGGGAAATGACTCACCGTTATGTAGGACAGTCGTCCGAGTTGTCGAAACCACCTCGAAACAGCATGGGCCTGCCGTTAAAGTACTTCCTCGTCATTATCATTTCATTGGTTTTGTTAGTTCTTGGACTAGCGTGTTTGGTCTTCAAGCTTTGTAAAAGACG TGAAATGGAAGAATTTTTCCCGCTGGGAAACAAGTTAATCGACAATCCCCTATACCATAAGAG TGTGAAGAACGACTGTAACAAGCTGGACAATAGCAAAATGGAAGATAGTGCCAGCCCTCTTTGTGAAAGGAG tgAACTGCTGATAGATCATGGTCAGTTGACAACTAACAACCCTTTATATGAGAG ttACGTCGATGGTACGAACGCCAAAGAGGCAAGAACAGAAAATCCTCTTTATGCGTAG
- the LOC140940025 gene encoding uncharacterized protein isoform X3, producing the protein MFVPIFCCLLFDTIWCYVEVTESPVWPSGSYALPMTDTGCPEDKKFSWYTGLRIEELESNQNGNKHSARIHSMSKIETPYIKRYFCVKNDTETDESRPKWPDGTYCIYKKGYFCPQGFHEGYVFWDDNNGINGTNNNSRTGELPEGVYNQDTLIYFCCKKTGSAMKRISLPVNTPFYLLAFEAAICQEVEGAVYSLEYIVFDTEDTNNQDARFYPYPYAAHRRDPTIYYCYYRECKLHLGQSRGTFASPYFPDNYHDYQDCQWNITVPKGCVIRLKFDVFELESTPFSCGGGQCSCDYVEVKEESTLGDLTVLGRYCMMATPPNIIESSTNRLIVTFHSDHAISAKGFNASYTTIASITDRNTRMSRTTSSSAVMNMRSSSRSWANGVFTTGTEEAPTGYKTTGRARNNVTIATEGLLTRGSFNQKERTITYRLNMSSITPNDPSQLSQDNTLVTLNVQSSHERKRLTPTNPAHTERKSGEMTHRYVGQSSELSKPPRNSMGLPLKYFLVIIISLVLLVLGLACLVFKLCKRRNISCMKCLDQSSPFNWVTYSSERNTTGSSVPRSPISIYGESEMEEFFPLGNKLIDNPLYHKSELLIDHGQLTTNNPLYESYVDGTNAKEARTENPLYA; encoded by the exons AAAGTCCCGTATGGCCCTCGGGCTCATACGCCCTTCCAATGACGGATACGGGATGTCCCGAAGATAAAAAGTTTTCCTGGTATACGGGACTTCGAATTGAGGAACTAGAAAGCAATCAGAACGGAAACAAGCATTCAGCGAGAATCCACTCGATGTCAAAGATAGAAACACCTTATATAAAACGTTATTTCTGTGTTAAAAACGATACTGAGACAGATGAAAGCCGGCCCAAGTGGCCTGATGGGACATACTGTATCTATAAAAAGGGATATTTTTGTCCACAAGGATTTCACGAAGGATATGTCTTCTGGGATGACAACAACGGCATAAACGGGACTAATAACAATTCCAGGACAGGGGAACTTCCTGAGGGAGTCTACAATCAAGATACCTTGATTTATTTCTGCTGTAAGAAAACTGGTTCTGCCATGAAGAGAATATCGCTTCCAGTCAATACCCCATTTTATTTACTGGCATTTGAGGCGGCCATCTGTCAAGAGGTCGAGGGTGCTGTTTATTCACTGGAGTATATTGTTTTTGATACTGAAGATACTAATAACCAAGATGCTCGGTTTTATCCTTATCCTTATGCAGCTCATAGAAGAGATCCCACAATTTACTACTGCTACTATAGAG AATGTAAATTGCATTTGGGTCAGTCAAGGGGAACATTTGCCTCGCCATATTTCCCCGACAACTATCACGACTATCAAGACTGTCAATGGAACATTACAGTACCCAAAGGTTGTGTGATAAGGTTAAAATTCGACGTTTTCGAGCTGGAGTCCACCCCATTCTCTTGCGGAGGTGGTCAGTGCAGTTGTGACTACGTGGAAGTCAAAGAAGAGTCCACCCTTGGTGACTTGACTGTTCTTGGTAGATACTGCATGATGGCCACACCACCCAATATTATAGAGTCATCCACAAACAGGCTGATCGTGACGTTTCACTCAGATCATGCAATATCAGCGAAAGGATTCAATGCATCGTATACGACAATAGCATCGATCACAG ATAGAAATACAAGGATGTCCAGGACAACTTCTTCATCAGCTGTAATGAACATGCGTAGCTCAAGCAGAAGTTGGGCGAACGGAGTCTTTACAACAGGAACGGAAGAAGCACCAACCGGATACAAAACAACGGGTAGAGCGCGAAACAACGTTACTATAGCAACAGAAGGTCTGCTAACCCGTGGATCTTTTAACCAAAAAGAGAGGACAATAACGTACAGATTAAATATGAGCAGTATTACACCTAATGATCCATCCCAACTATCACAAGATAATACACTTGTAACTTTAAACGTCCAATCCTCTCATGAAAGGAAAAGACTTACACCCACTAATCCAGCCCACACAGAAAGGAAGTCAGGGGAAATGACTCACCGTTATGTAGGACAGTCGTCCGAGTTGTCGAAACCACCTCGAAACAGCATGGGCCTGCCGTTAAAGTACTTCCTCGTCATTATCATTTCATTGGTTTTGTTAGTTCTTGGACTAGCGTGTTTGGTCTTCAAGCTTTGTAAAAGACG GAATATTTCCTGTATGAAGTGTCTTGATCAAAGTAGCCCTTTTAACTGGGTGACCTACAGTAGTGAGAGAAATACCACAGGTTCCTCTGTTCCTAGATCTCCGATCAGCATTTATGGAGAAAG TGAAATGGAAGAATTTTTCCCGCTGGGAAACAAGTTAATCGACAATCCCCTATACCATAAGAG tgAACTGCTGATAGATCATGGTCAGTTGACAACTAACAACCCTTTATATGAGAG ttACGTCGATGGTACGAACGCCAAAGAGGCAAGAACAGAAAATCCTCTTTATGCGTAG
- the LOC140940025 gene encoding uncharacterized protein isoform X7 has translation MFVPIFCCLLFDTIWCYVEVTESPVWPSGSYALPMTDTGCPEDKKFSWYTGLRIEELESNQNGNKHSARIHSMSKIETPYIKRYFCVKNDTETDESRPKWPDGTYCIYKKGYFCPQGFHEGYVFWDDNNGINGTNNNSRTGELPEGVYNQDTLIYFCCKKTGSAMKRISLPVNTPFYLLAFEAAICQEVEGAVYSLEYIVFDTEDTNNQDARFYPYPYAAHRRDPTIYYCYYRECKLHLGQSRGTFASPYFPDNYHDYQDCQWNITVPKGCVIRLKFDVFELESTPFSCGGGQCSCDYVEVKEESTLGDLTVLGRYCMMATPPNIIESSTNRLIVTFHSDHAISAKGFNASYTTIASITDRNTRMSRTTSSSAVMNMRSSSRSWANGVFTTGTEEAPTGYKTTGRARNNVTIATEGLLTRGSFNQKERTITYRLNMSSITPNDPSQLSQDNTLVTLNVQSSHERKRLTPTNPAHTERKSGEMTHRYVGQSSELSKPPRNSMGLPLKYFLVIIISLVLLVLGLACLVFKLCKRRELLIDHGQLTTNNPLYESYVDGTNAKEARTENPLYA, from the exons AAAGTCCCGTATGGCCCTCGGGCTCATACGCCCTTCCAATGACGGATACGGGATGTCCCGAAGATAAAAAGTTTTCCTGGTATACGGGACTTCGAATTGAGGAACTAGAAAGCAATCAGAACGGAAACAAGCATTCAGCGAGAATCCACTCGATGTCAAAGATAGAAACACCTTATATAAAACGTTATTTCTGTGTTAAAAACGATACTGAGACAGATGAAAGCCGGCCCAAGTGGCCTGATGGGACATACTGTATCTATAAAAAGGGATATTTTTGTCCACAAGGATTTCACGAAGGATATGTCTTCTGGGATGACAACAACGGCATAAACGGGACTAATAACAATTCCAGGACAGGGGAACTTCCTGAGGGAGTCTACAATCAAGATACCTTGATTTATTTCTGCTGTAAGAAAACTGGTTCTGCCATGAAGAGAATATCGCTTCCAGTCAATACCCCATTTTATTTACTGGCATTTGAGGCGGCCATCTGTCAAGAGGTCGAGGGTGCTGTTTATTCACTGGAGTATATTGTTTTTGATACTGAAGATACTAATAACCAAGATGCTCGGTTTTATCCTTATCCTTATGCAGCTCATAGAAGAGATCCCACAATTTACTACTGCTACTATAGAG AATGTAAATTGCATTTGGGTCAGTCAAGGGGAACATTTGCCTCGCCATATTTCCCCGACAACTATCACGACTATCAAGACTGTCAATGGAACATTACAGTACCCAAAGGTTGTGTGATAAGGTTAAAATTCGACGTTTTCGAGCTGGAGTCCACCCCATTCTCTTGCGGAGGTGGTCAGTGCAGTTGTGACTACGTGGAAGTCAAAGAAGAGTCCACCCTTGGTGACTTGACTGTTCTTGGTAGATACTGCATGATGGCCACACCACCCAATATTATAGAGTCATCCACAAACAGGCTGATCGTGACGTTTCACTCAGATCATGCAATATCAGCGAAAGGATTCAATGCATCGTATACGACAATAGCATCGATCACAG ATAGAAATACAAGGATGTCCAGGACAACTTCTTCATCAGCTGTAATGAACATGCGTAGCTCAAGCAGAAGTTGGGCGAACGGAGTCTTTACAACAGGAACGGAAGAAGCACCAACCGGATACAAAACAACGGGTAGAGCGCGAAACAACGTTACTATAGCAACAGAAGGTCTGCTAACCCGTGGATCTTTTAACCAAAAAGAGAGGACAATAACGTACAGATTAAATATGAGCAGTATTACACCTAATGATCCATCCCAACTATCACAAGATAATACACTTGTAACTTTAAACGTCCAATCCTCTCATGAAAGGAAAAGACTTACACCCACTAATCCAGCCCACACAGAAAGGAAGTCAGGGGAAATGACTCACCGTTATGTAGGACAGTCGTCCGAGTTGTCGAAACCACCTCGAAACAGCATGGGCCTGCCGTTAAAGTACTTCCTCGTCATTATCATTTCATTGGTTTTGTTAGTTCTTGGACTAGCGTGTTTGGTCTTCAAGCTTTGTAAAAGACG tgAACTGCTGATAGATCATGGTCAGTTGACAACTAACAACCCTTTATATGAGAG ttACGTCGATGGTACGAACGCCAAAGAGGCAAGAACAGAAAATCCTCTTTATGCGTAG